The genomic DNA GACATCACTGGACCTGGGACAGCCAGCCCTTTGGTGTTCAGGCCACCTACCAGTGATAAAACAGCTCACTGAGAATTGCCAGCCCAGTCTATCCCAGCCAAAGGCCTTGACCTAATCCACTATCCTTACataggagggagaaggggaattACTTTCTGTCACTGTGTGTAAGGAATTCAAGTTGCCCCCAACACAGAGGCCAAAGCAATTCACCTTTTGAAGGACTTGAATCTCGCACAGAGGTTTATGACTTGGGCATCAACTTTAAGATGGACCCTAAGGATGGGGGCTCTATGTAGAGTAGAAATCTAAGGGACCAAATCTCAAGTCACCTTGGTTTGTGCGTAACAAGGTCACTTGCACACCTGCCTCCTTATCTACCTGCCCCTCCTTTCCCTGTACGTCACCTCAAGTTGACCCCTTTTATTCCTCCACTGGGACTGCAGAGTTCTCTTTGTTCTCCGACGGGATGGCCAGGTAGTCAGACCTATTGGAGGAGAGACAGGGAAGAAAATCAATGCATTTTGTATTTAGAGGTGGAAACACAGGAAAAGGGAAGGAGCGAGGGCCTAGGAACAAGAATGCCTCTAGAACAGGAGGTCTCTGCATCTCCTTCTGGCCGTGTTacccaagagaaaagaagaatggCCCTTTCAGCAGACTAGAATCAAGAGTTTTGGTTTTTTCCTTCCATAAGCAATGCACGAGTCTTCTCATTTATCCACATTGTTCTCAAGACTTAGTACTGTTAGATTAAACCTGCCAAACTGATGGATGGGAAACTATATTTTATAGATGTTTTAATTTTCCTGACtattggtgatgttgagcatctttttcataAGCTTATAAGCAATGTGGGTGTGTACTTCTGTGATATGACTGTTCATTTGCTTTCCCAGGTTTTCTTCtgagatatttatcttttttcttgatgGTTTCATGTCCtaaaaatatcttctcccagtctGTTGATTGTCTTTACTTACAGTgtaataaaaattatcatttttcccCTCTCTGATTTGTGTCTTTTGTATTTTAAGAAATTCTATCTTCTAAGgtaataaagatattttcttacatcctctatgggcttcccaggtggcactagtggtaaagaacccacctgccaattcaggaggcacaagagatgtaagtttgatccttgggtggggaagacccctggaggagggcttggcaacccactgcacttgcctggaaaatcccagacagaggagcctggcaggctgtagtccacggggtcgcaaacagccagacatgactgaagcaacatagcatgcaCGCACTCGTATTCCCTaatagaattttatagttttacattttatcttGTCTTGAAATCCTCTCACAACTTATTTTGTttagtctgttttattttctatctggatAAAGAATTGTCCTTATACCATTTACTGGACAGTTCATTCttccttcagttttttaaaaaatatttatttatttggctgcaccaggtcttatttgtggcatgtaggatataGTCCCCTGActaaggatagaacccaggccccctgcattgggagcctggagtcttagccactggaccaccaaggaagttccaatggagttttattattattattattattatataggcATTAACCTTTTGGGggctctctgccttttctgttttGTCCCTGTCGTATGTCTGTGAGTTCAGCTCTATAACTGACCTTTGCATCTGATAGGCAAAGTCCTATTCTTTCCCAaaactttctttttgaaatagGCAAACTGTAGTCCATGAGCTAATAATGGTTGTCACTTGTTTAAAGGGTTGcacacaaacaaaatgaaagaatagtAGGTGAAGAGACCCTCTGtagcctgcaaagcctaaaatagaCCCTCTGTagtctgcaaagcctaaaatagttACTACCTGGCCATCCTCTGGCTTAAAACTAGTTTTAGCCTTTAGGCCTGTGTCTGACTTTTAAGATCAGCTTATCGAGGTCCTTGAACAATCCAGTGGGTATTGTGACTGGACTTTTACTGCGTTTGCAGATTAATCTGGGAGAGAACTGCTTGTCCCTTTTTCTTAGCAACTGATTCTGATCTTACGCTTTGGTTCCTCCTCTTATTGTTTTAATTCTTTCAAACAaacttattttctgtattttaccaGATCCTTCTTATGTCTGAAGTTCCTGGGATTTAATCCTGCCATTTGTTATTTCTCTTGCTCGAGCGGAATGGTTTCCTGCTGTGTCTTAGAGTTTTGGATCAGATTGTAGAATCAGATTCAGCAGTGCTTTATCGGAAGAGCACTATGAAGCCTCAGCTGAAAGTGGGTCCCTTCAGgatagtttttcatttgtttttacacAGTTATCACTGTCTGGGGACTAATTTTTTTACTGACTTTCTCAGCTTAGAGGCTCCTGGATCATGTGGGCAGTATAAATTTAAATCCCAAACACTGTGAGAGCAGGATCGTGGTTATcaattctcaagaatcttttaTGATTGTACTTGGAGTCAGGCCAAGTAGATATGTTTCCTTGGCTTTtcctgggctggtgcactgattATTTTGTGATCAATACTTTGCACGAGTCGTAACCCTCTGAGGATCCTAGCTCTTCTGGTGACCTCAGTTCCAACTCTGTTTCTTATGCCAGCCCAACTATGGGCACCTTATGTCCAAGGGTGGCCACTTCCTGTCCAAGTGTGGGACTTCCTGTCCAGGTGTGGCCACTTACTCTGCTCAAGCACTAAAATCTGATCACCTAGGTCACCAGGAATGACAGCCTCCCCAGCATatcatttctttccatctttataTATTGGTCAATTGTAATTTTTTACTTTCCCGAGATGACAGATATCATGAAAAAAGGTACTTTATCTTATCAAGCATTTCCAGGTGACAGCAGCCTAGATTTTGATTATCACCTCAGCTATGTACATCTGTGAgggttattttctctcattcctctCTGCAAATAACAGTCCAACGTGGCCCCTCAGATCCCGTCATTTGTTCCACATACTGGAGCCTTGGTGAAAATGGCCAGGGCACCCTCTGAACACTGAAGCAGTAGAGCCCTTCTCTGGATATTCAGTCACTGCCAAGCTCCAGGGGGAAGAACATGTTTGGAGCTCCTTAGCTAATAAAGGGCAGTGCCCAGGTAGCCTGATGAGCTCTGTGGTTTACAGCAAACAGCTGAATGTGATGGGAAGAGCATGGACATTAGACAGGCTTCGGTTCAAATTCCAGCCTCTCCTCTCCACCTCATGCTGAGGTGCAGCCTCAGCGAACCACTTAGGCTCTGTGAGCTGCTTCAGCATCTAAAAAATGGTCATAAAATGCAGTTTTATGGGATTGTGGTGGCAACTGATGGGCTTTACCTGGTGGCTAAGAATGAAAGGCATGAAGTCAAACTTTGCTTTGCTTCTTATAATGGTCTGGGGTAAATGGTCTTGGGctcaactttcacatctgtaaaatgggtatatgCCTGCTGCCTACCCTAAAGGTTGTTGTGAGGGAAAGTGGAGGACTGTGTAAATCGCTCACCACCTCACCCGTGAGAGCAAGCACTCTGAAGGTGCAGGCTATCCCTATTTTGGCATCTTTGGACTTACGCATTTTCTTGGGCTGCCTCTTCGGCCTTCGAGACCTTCCTGTAGCAATATATCATCTCAATGAGCAGCCACAGGGTGAGGAAGACCAGGAGGATGTACATCATGATTTCTGAGACCACAGAGGTGAAGTCCTCTCCAGCTGCAAGGGGGAGAATGAGACTCAGAATGCACAGTCCAACAAACCCAGAGCTGTCACTGAGCTTCGAGATGTATGAGGCCTATTTTTAGGTGAGTCTTAAATATGCAATGGTCTAAAGGAACTTGAGAAGTTATCAAAGAGCTTTAATATCCTCCAGCTCTTGTGTCTGTCAGCTTTCTCACTAACTTTCTTCAGATGCTCTGGAGGGAGACATGGGGGAGAAGGGTGGCTTGGGGAAGAAATCGTAGAGCAGTGGAAGGAATCCTGGAGCCGGATGAGATACACTGCACAGCTGAGCCCCCATTTTCCTACTTCTTGCTGTCTGAATAGTCATTTCCCTGATTTAAGACTCAGCTTCTCAATTTGTAAAGTAAGGATAAGAATTCACACCATACATCATCTAATGTATTTAAGAATATCTGTAAGATGtaagggtttccctagtggctcagtggtaaagaatacacctgccaatgcaggagacacaggttcgatccccgttccaggaagatcccacatgcctcagagcaactaaacccgtgttGCACAAGTATTGAGCCTGCggtctagagcccgggagctacaactgctgagcccatgtgccacagctgctgaagcccgcgtaccctaaagcccgtgctccgcagcaagaaaagccactgcaaagagaaggctgtgcactgcagctagagagcagccccgctcgccacaactagagaaaagcccagagcaacaaagacccagcacagccaaaagtcaataaataaaattttaaaaacagtaccTTGGGTGATGTAAAAGTCTGCACAGGTGTGAGGCACATGTCCTAGGTCTACAGACTCTGTCCTCTGAACCTGGGGTGGCAGAGCATCATGTCCTGAGACACAGGGTATCAGAAAACGGGGACAAGGCCAGTGCCGTCAACCCACCCAGTCTCCAGGGCATGCTCTCTGCAAGTCTGGATTAGAAACAAAGACGGCCCCCGCTCAGCTTCCTTTCAGGTCATCCCAAACCCAAACAGAAATGAGGACTGGAGAACTCTGTGTATGAACCAGGCTGTCCCCAGAGTTCTACTTCCAGAACgcaggtttgttttttaatgtttgtttatttacatggctgtgctgggtcttagttgcaacacgtgAGCTCTTCAGTCTTcatcgcagcatgtgggatcttgttccctgactcGGGATCagaccctgggccccctgcattggaagtgtggagtcttagccactggaccaccacgaaGTCCTCGGAACACGGATCTGATTCTACTGTATCCCTGTTGAAAAGTCTTCAGAGTTCTACATCTTTGTCCCTCAGGACAGAGATCTGACTCGATTAGCGCTCAATGGGCGGGCGCTCAAGGCCACTCACCGTGAAGCCTTCCTTGCCTCACTTCCATTCTCTTGGCCAGAAAAGCCTCTCTACTCATACACCCGTGGTCTTCTGGAATCTGTGAAcatttcttcttccccttcctaGATTGCACCTCGCACCCCACTGCTACCTCTGTGCCAACACTGTCTCCTGCTTTTTAATCTCCCACAGATTCCTCTAGGCTCCACGGAAGCCACCACCTCTGTGAAGCCTTCCTCAACTTCCCATGCAGAATTATCACTCACGTCCTTCTCCAGGCACTTTTCTATCCATTATGATACTTCCCAGGTTGTTTTGTGATATATTTATCACCCTTCTGTACTGGCTGTGTgctttttaagaatatatttatttctgaattgtCAGCCTGTTCTCTAATCCTGGAATACTTGAATTATTCAAtaagtatctgttgaatgaaagaatataaataaatattgatcGTCCATGTTTCCTAACCCCCAAAATGACAATTAAAACATGAtcggggattccctggtggtccagtggttaggactcagcctTTTCAATGCCATAGCCTGgcattcaatccctgatcagggaactaagatcccgcaattGTGAGCCACagccaaaaacaattttttttaattaaaaaataaatgaaacatgcTACATGCCAAATGTCCTGATGTGTATTCCTTCCTAGTGAGAAGGAAGGCTGCACTCAGACCTCCCTTTGCTAGCTCTCAGCAGCAAATTACATTCATGGTCCTTGGTTATTCATAGGACCTAATTCACCCCCAAGGCTTAGCTCATTAAAAGCACAGCATAGCCGCAGCCATGACCTTCAGCTCAGAGAAGCAGTCCAAGCGTTACAGGAGCACCCAGGTTTTCTAACTGGAGCTGGAAGCACAGGAGAATGCCACACACGTTAAATGTCCTCTCATGGGCTGGCTACAGCCTGATTTGCAGTGTGCTCGACTCAAAGCACTCGATCTCTCCCTCTctcggctgcgctgggtcttccttgctgcaaatgggctttctctagttgcagcaagccagggctactcttaatgaaagtgaaagaggagagtgaaaaagttggcttaaaactcagctttcagaaaactaagatcatggcatctggtcctattgtttcatggcaaatagatggggaaacaatagaaagagtgagagactttattttgggggcccccaaaatcactacagatggtgactacagccatgaaattaaaagatgcttgctccttggaagaaaagttatgaccaacctagacagcatattaaaaagcagacacattactttgccaacaaaggtccgtctagtcaaagctatggtttttccagtagtcatgtatggatgtgagagttgaactataaagaaagctgagcgctgaagaattgatgcttttgaactgtggtattggagaagagtcttgagagtccctgggactgcaaggagatccaaccagtcagtcctaaaggaaatcagtcctgaatactcattggaaggactgatgctgaaactgaaactccaatactttggccacctgatgcaaagaactgactcattagaaaagatcctgatgctgggaaagattgaaggcgggaggagaaggggacgacagaggaggagatggttggatggcatcactgactcgatggacatgagtttgagtaagctctgggagttggtgatggacaggaaagcctggcgtgctgcagtccatggggtcacaaagagttggacacaactgagtgactgaactgaactgcactgaggcCTACTCTTCAGTTGCAGCGCATAAGCCTCTTGTTGCACTGGTTTCTCTTGCgtagcatgggctctagggtgtgcaggcttcaagAGTTGAAGCActcggactcagtagttgtggctcgaggGTTCTACAgcgtgggctcggtagttgttggtgcacaggcttagttgctcctcggcatatGGCATCTTCCCAgtccaaggatggaacctgtgtcccctgcattggcaagcagattctttaccactggaccactggggaagtcccctatCTCTGTTTAAGTGCAGAAATcagggcctttcctggtggtccagtggtgaagaatctgccttctaaggCAGAGGACGCAGGTTTGgatcctggtcaggaaactaaggtcccacatttTGTGCAGCCTCTGGGTctgtgtaaaaaataaatatttttttaaaatgcagtagcCAGCAGTTGTACTGTAGGAAGCTGTCCTTAGTAGCTTCATTAGCCTTTAGGTGAAGAGAAAAATTTCTGTCTTAGAGCCGGGAGGTGAGCGTCAGTCCAGCTTgagcagagagaagggagagggtcCGGGACCACAGGGGTGGAGCAGACATGGGGGTGTATCATGGTGGAGGGGGGCAGCAAGAGAGCAGTGAATATCTGGGGGTGGGCTGGAGGGGCTGCCAAGGGGccacagggggtggggaggaaagcaAAAGTGGCAGAGAGTGGGATGGTGCTGTGGGGAAAAGACGTAGTGGAAATAGAGCAAATAGAGGCAAAGACCTGGACTGCAGTCCTGCTTCTGGTGCTAAGGTGCTTCATGTGTGGGCAAGCCTTCCTCTTCAGAGTTCTGTCCCCCAGACACAGGATGGGGGACCAGAGCGGCACCCTCCAATCACCAGGGGAGTCATTCCAACTCACGTACGCCAGACAGCACCCTGACCAGCTGAACTCACACCGCAGGAATGGTGCAGAGCCATTTACACCGAAGGAAGCCCCCTGGGGGATTTCAATGCTGGTTCTTGGGTTAGAACCCCTAGATTGAAAGAAAGCCAAGCCTCCTTCCAGCCCTAAGAGAGCCCGAGGGGCTCGGTGGCTCTGATAACAAACTTACTCTCCTTCTGTTCCTACCCAAAGCTGGCTCTGGTGCCTGGCAGGCAGACAGGCTTCACTTCGCCACGCTTTCCACTGGCTGCACCACTCTGGAGGCAAAACCTTTGAGAGCAGGAGGTAGAGACAGACGCAGCTTCCAAGCGTCTGGCAGTCACCAGCCGACAGTCCCGATAGTGACCAGTAGAGGGCGCCAGGCTCCCTTCCCCCAGGGAGCACAAGTGTGTAAACAGAAGAGGATCCCTTAGGGAGATCTCAGCCCAAGCCCTTCCATGCACACAGAAGAGATGGGCTTGCAGAGGGGAAGTGGTTCATCAAGGCTGAGCCAAGTGCCCTGAGCATCCCTGTGCACCATCAGGATTGACCTACCTTCCATTTTAGTCTAGTCTAAATCATGACTAAATCATGACATCGCTCACTCTTGCTGTTCACTCTCTTGCATCATGAATTTTATCACCATACCATGATACGTTTGTGGCCTGGAAGTCAGGATTCCTGGCATCCTTTTCTAGGAGGAGCCTGGCTTTAATGTGACCTCTCCTACCTCTCCTGCCTCACAGCTTTTGTCTGTTCACCATCCTGCATCTTGGGGCAGCCAAAGCACTGAGAACGTGCTGGAAATAGATGGTCTAGGAACAGCTAGGTACAATGGCATCATCATTTTGCCTGGGTGAGAAAACAGAGAGGGAAATGCATATACCACTTTGCTGACACCTGAAGGAAAATTTGCAAGGGGCGAGGAGCCATGGTGCCCCAAACACGAGTCTATTAAAAGCAGAACAAGAACAGTTCTAAGTTCACCTTAAAGGTTCTGGACTTAATCGCAACAAACATTTGAGTTAGAATGATGAAAGGACTTCCCAGCCTAACAAGAAACCACCGGGGGGAAATCTGAAAAAATGTAAAGACTAGAGAGCTAAACGTCTTTCCCGTTCTCCCAGCTGAACATGAAGTCATGTAATGAGAAACACCACGCATGGAGGAGGGGGTGCTCATATGATTACTGTGGAGGGAGACAGATGAACAAGACTATCATGGTTTGGAGcactggttctcaaagtgtggtccccggCAGCATCAGTATCTCCTGACAATTTGTTAGTCACGTAAATTCTCAGGCTCTGTGTATGGAATCAGAAAGGTTGGGTTTAAGAAGTCTTGCAGGGAAATCTGAGGCTGGCTGAAGTTTGAGCACCACCGGTTTAAAGGTCCGTATGGATCACAGACAGGAAGGTAGATGACCCCTAGGGATCCTCAGGAGATTTCTCTGAGCCCATGGAATCAGAGATTCAATACAGGCCAGAGAAGACGGAGCTGACTTGGCAGTTTCAGGCTTTGCAGAGGCTGTCCTGTTTCTCTGAGGGTGTGAGACCACGGACCAGGTAAAGATTCCTGCGTTACCATCCCAAGCCTTTCTGCTTCTAGGAAAGGCACAGTGGCAAGCTCTCGGGCAGCTTGCAGGAAGCTGGCCATTCCAGGAAGACAAGCCAGCGGTGGCAATTTTAGATCTCAACACTCCAAATACATGGGAGTTTGCATTCTTCAAGGGGCTCATTTGTGTGGAGACCCACTGTCTTCCCTCCCCTGAGAGAGCCTGAGTCCCAGCCTTACCCTCCTCGGTAACACGAAGGGGGATCAGCCGAGTAGTCTTCACGAAGGGGCGATGTGCCTCGAACTCAAACTCCCGGGACACGTTGCAGGTGTAGAGGCCAGAGTCATTCAGGGTGACGTTGAGCACAGTGATGGACACGTCCTGCAAGTCTTTGCTCCCGTTCCACTGCAGACGCCCCTGGAAGGGGCTCTCCACCTCCTGGTGGCCGTTCCGATACTCGTAGATCTGtacatggagaaacagtgggGGAGGGCCATGAGAGAAGACAGGGAGAGGTGAGGACAGGGCAGAGAAGAGGACTAGACGGTGCATGGACAGGGGGAAGGGGATGATGTTACCAGGAGCTCCCCAAATGTGGGAGTGCGGTGGAGGCTCAGAGCGGGGCAGGGAAGAGAGCCAAGGTAGGGCGGACAAAGGCACAGGGGGGTCAGGGCACGTGGATGTGGAAGGAAGGGGCaggcaggaaaagggggtggAAAGAAAGTGAACAGAGGAAGATGAGTGACGCATAAAGGAGACTGAGAGAAAGGAAGGACTGGAAGGATAtggaaaagaagaacaagagaGAAAGATGTGCCGTGGGGGCCGCCAGCGAGaggtggaggcagagaggcagcttCGTTTGTCATGAACGATCTGAGCGCTCCAGCCTCCAAATGTGGCTCTCAGAGTTGATCACCACTGAGGGGACATGGGCAGTCGTGGCCAGGCCACAGGAAGGGGTCCCAGGCTGCTCGAGTGGCCCAGATGAGCAGAGAGATGCCAGTGATGTGCGTGCATCAGCTCCTCCACTCTGGGTAGAGTTAGATCTCATCTCTAGGTTTCTTTTCTCCAATACTTCCACCTTCTGACATacctattttttccccctctacagCTGTGCAGTTCATCTAATCTCTACTGGCCACACGTGGCTACTTACATGAAAATTCAAATTACtaggaattaaataaaatgtgaaattctGCTTTTTCAGTTGCACTAGCCCCGTGTCAACTGTTCAGTGCCACCTGTACCTGGTGGCTTCTGAGTTGGACAGCATGAATATGGAATGTTTTCATCCTCACAAAAATTTCTATTGCCATTACTCTGTATTTCCAGCACAATTGTTAAAGCTTCTTTTCCTCCATCTGAGCCATCTTTTCACTTTGGGCAGGCCTGGAAGCAGAGCAGGTGGCTGGCATATAACCAGGCCTGAGGCTCATGGGAACCTCTCCACCTGGTTAAGATGTCCAGGCTCCTGTAACACTAGCTCCTGGACACTAGCCTTGGTCAAGGTCAGCCCTGAGCTGGGTACTGGGAAGGCTACTGTCCCAGGCCTGGCACCTGATTGGAACAAAGCCACTTCAGAATGACATGTCCAGCCTAGAATTAGAAATGAGCCCAGCTTTAAGAGAGCTAGAGACAAGAGCAAGCAAAATTCAATTTCATCCTAATGTTGTCTCCATTAGGTCTTTGTGGAGAAAAAACCTGCCTCCAGGAAGATGAGGCAGTACAGTAAAAAGGGCTTTGTATTTGCTCTCAGACAACCTGTTTCGTATCTAAGCTCTCTTTACTAACCAAACTTCTTGGATTAGTTGCCCCTTGTGTGCACGTGTATTGGGCGttctgggtggctcagcagtaagaatccaccagccaatgcaggagacacgtgagacgtgggttcaatccctggactggaaagatcccctggaggaggaaatggcaacccactccaggattcttgcctggagaatcccatggatagagaagcctgtcgggctacagtccgtagggccccaaagagttggactgagcatgcatgcacatgtgtgttgtgcttgtgtgtgttctTAATCAAACACTAATATAGTGTTTCCTCTATCAGAACTATTTTAAACATGCTAAAAATTATAGCTcatgggacttccttgatggtccagtagttaagactcagcactttcactgcacgGGGCATGATTttgacctctggtcagggaattaaggggcttcccttgtggctcagctgataaagaatccacctgcaatatgggagatctgggttcagtccctgggttgggaagatcccctggagaagggaaaagctacccactccagtaatctagcctggagaattcaatggactgtatagtccatggggttacaaagagttggacacgactgagcaactttcgctttcagtga from Budorcas taxicolor isolate Tak-1 chromosome 15, Takin1.1, whole genome shotgun sequence includes the following:
- the SCN3B gene encoding sodium channel subunit beta-3, encoding MPAFNRLFPLASLLLILWVGVCFPVCVEVPSETEAVQGNPMKLRCISCMKREEVEATTVVEWFYRPEGGKDFLIYEYRNGHQEVESPFQGRLQWNGSKDLQDVSITVLNVTLNDSGLYTCNVSREFEFEAHRPFVKTTRLIPLRVTEEAGEDFTSVVSEIMMYILLVFLTLWLLIEMIYCYRKVSKAEEAAQENASDYLAIPSENKENSAVPVEE